The Deinococcus detaillensis genome includes a window with the following:
- a CDS encoding DUF58 domain-containing protein → MILDVWVLAWAALLLLLFGLIWAAYRRAPQLELSREVPPAGFVGRDVGCRIHIKLSSRLPLRYVIEDAPPLTIIADRQWRWAGWLWQSGEAELSGSLHLNARGEYHWPATTLRWADPFGLFWRSTRLRFGTRMEVYPGIHGLALPDLLRPLLSEGALSRTLGLDDPLSLRGARPYSPGDPPSRIHWRLSARTGELTVRELERTASSRLLVFVDTRGDDVFLESAVRLSASLISEALKSELPISLSTPQGATPPGRTPLALQAALSKLATLQAQPAETALPDLSEQAAGSNVIVLTQHAPSDVLTAALRARTRAKRVVIVVMPEGFYLEPGESPRRQWVGLSSTVRDLERRAGVLADAGVLVYVLRGNQSVLRLA, encoded by the coding sequence ATGATTCTGGATGTCTGGGTACTGGCTTGGGCGGCTTTGCTGCTGCTGCTCTTTGGTCTGATCTGGGCCGCCTACCGCCGAGCACCGCAGCTCGAACTCAGCCGCGAGGTGCCGCCCGCCGGATTCGTGGGCCGCGATGTGGGTTGCCGCATTCACATCAAGCTCTCTTCCCGCCTGCCGCTGCGCTACGTCATTGAGGACGCGCCGCCGCTGACCATCATTGCGGATCGGCAGTGGCGCTGGGCAGGCTGGCTGTGGCAAAGCGGAGAAGCCGAACTCAGCGGCTCGCTGCACCTCAATGCCAGAGGGGAGTACCATTGGCCCGCCACCACGCTGCGCTGGGCCGATCCGTTCGGGCTGTTCTGGCGCAGCACCCGGCTCCGTTTTGGCACGCGCATGGAAGTCTACCCCGGCATTCACGGCTTGGCGCTGCCGGACTTGCTGCGCCCGCTGCTCTCGGAAGGCGCACTTTCCCGCACGCTGGGGCTGGACGATCCGCTGAGCCTGCGCGGGGCGCGGCCTTACTCGCCCGGCGACCCGCCCAGCCGGATTCACTGGCGACTCTCGGCCCGCACCGGCGAGCTGACCGTGCGCGAACTGGAACGCACCGCCAGCAGCCGCCTCTTGGTGTTCGTGGATACCCGTGGCGACGACGTTTTTTTGGAAAGCGCGGTGCGGCTCTCGGCCAGCTTGATCAGCGAGGCGCTCAAATCCGAGTTGCCGATCTCGCTCAGCACGCCGCAGGGCGCGACCCCTCCAGGCCGCACGCCGCTGGCCCTGCAAGCCGCCCTCTCTAAGCTGGCCACCTTGCAAGCTCAGCCCGCCGAGACCGCCTTGCCCGATTTGAGCGAGCAAGCGGCGGGCAGCAACGTGATCGTGCTGACCCAACACGCGCCCAGCGACGTACTGACGGCGGCGCTGCGGGCCAGAACCCGCGCCAAACGGGTGGTCATCGTGGTGATGCCCGAGGGCTTTTACCTCGAACCCGGCGAGTCGCCGCGCCGCCAGTGGGTCGGACTTTCCAGCACGGTGCGCGACTTGGAGCGCCGAGCCGGTGTACTGGCCGACGCCGGGGTGCTGGTGTATGTGCTGCGCGGCAATCAAAGCGTGCTGCGGCTGGCCTGA
- a CDS encoding flagellar biosynthesis protein FlhF → MLDNIFNSVKRGAEKVQRRGEEVAQSAKLRVEIYQLARELDGLYARLGRAYHADADQGVLDELRGDVERLNEEIASREQLILELGEAEEEQTHSEAVQAAAARTRTAEVLEIVSANPVFLTKTAASDGSEPNLGDLPDLGQSAAHPVPPSDAPRPSPQPSAPVQPAASGNAPQFVERSATPSVTAPSTAASRIWRAKEEARMNDDQQPTAPVKPDGPDGEAVMTDLGKELPDRKDYSGVGDEAERDKMRRHPITLTEGERAERNPDPLDK, encoded by the coding sequence ATGCTTGATAACATCTTCAATTCTGTAAAACGCGGAGCCGAAAAGGTGCAGCGGCGGGGCGAAGAAGTGGCCCAGAGCGCCAAGCTGCGCGTAGAAATCTACCAGCTTGCCCGCGAACTCGACGGCCTGTATGCCCGTTTGGGCCGCGCTTACCATGCCGACGCCGATCAGGGCGTGCTGGATGAGCTGAGGGGCGATGTGGAGCGGCTCAACGAAGAAATCGCCAGCCGCGAGCAACTCATCCTCGAACTCGGTGAAGCGGAAGAGGAACAAACCCACAGCGAGGCGGTTCAGGCGGCGGCGGCCCGCACCCGCACGGCCGAGGTGCTGGAGATCGTCTCCGCCAATCCGGTGTTCCTCACGAAGACTGCGGCCAGTGACGGCTCGGAACCCAACCTCGGCGACTTGCCCGACTTGGGCCAGAGCGCGGCTCATCCGGTGCCGCCTTCAGACGCGCCGCGCCCCAGCCCGCAGCCGTCTGCGCCAGTTCAGCCCGCCGCCAGCGGCAACGCCCCGCAGTTCGTGGAGCGTTCAGCCACCCCGTCCGTCACCGCGCCTTCCACTGCCGCCTCGCGGATTTGGCGGGCCAAGGAGGAAGCCAGAATGAACGACGACCAACAGCCCACTGCACCGGTGAAACCGGACGGCCCAGACGGTGAAGCCGTGATGACCGATTTGGGCAAAGAACTGCCGGACCGCAAGGACTACAGCGGCGTCGGTGACGAAGCCGAACGCGACAAGATGCGCCGCCACCCGATTACCTTGACCGAAGGCGAACGGGCCGAGCGCAACCCTGACCCATTAGATAAGTAA
- a CDS encoding sensor domain-containing protein, which produces MTLTVDTTLPNTLRELLRSHAPDCTLLASLGSQTLLMSADTSPLLVRDLTPPDEWFDSGELTWLTRDGALLGLMWSQQAVPESTVQLLTMLLSAARSDSSQREANVLITQLPEGAAWLSGDLVFQQVSRRFLELHHLSAAQVLGQSFDAVFPARSHTSLLLRQVAAGRAAYQEREWLPGSPGGRGFWLRSQMRPYYGGAAAGVLWTMYDITQEIALSARINALLLGARLPTAVLSSSGEVLERSESLRRSLPGTADPQNALLWQWPIWHDPAEVERQLTEALTEALSQPQQRFECTLQVLGGERAIISLYCGDQLEDALGNDDAPPEDAATPEPLFTEGEALVVAEFHFHERQEMDSAQHRLLSGVIAHSPQATLLLGAADDSGERPVWLASEAAATLLGVERSALSVPGGVPLGRLLKALNVQLSRPDLTPLSTVTLTTQASLDGGVLSAVLTRSDGLRRSLQITGARLSTGEGAPQRNEPLALYLHDVTTLKNLEDRLKHDAAHDPLTGLPNWPGLRAKLVQQAHKQLCVLSLSVDDFGVLQSALGRSAGDHLLIQVAARLHHWRKDAQVARLEGEHFALVLPEIESASALVLADEVQHLLTMPLRVGGREMRISASVGVACGADTAEQLLEHARTALLSARRTGRAGRQSYRPEMMSAEAGLLELEHDLRGALPSQMTLLFQPVINLHGGRVQGAEVLLRWKHPTRGLLSPAQFLPLASRTGMLPALGRWVVAEVSAQRQRWQGPHPKLRLAINFSAAELLDEDVLSEFGQQVREVGGLDLELSASSLIQPDSASALHSKAAAHTSAALAELRQHGAHIWVDDFGDGASSLTALERFPLSGVKLHPSFVANLLSGPRHLALLEGTVDLARKLSLEVIAVGVETQAQAKILEKAGCHAAQGFFYSPPMALAEFERWLATQVLD; this is translated from the coding sequence ATGACTTTAACCGTAGACACTACGTTGCCAAATACCCTCAGAGAACTGCTGCGAAGCCACGCTCCCGACTGCACCTTGCTGGCCAGCTTGGGCAGCCAGACCCTGCTGATGAGCGCCGATACGTCGCCGCTGCTGGTGCGCGACCTCACGCCGCCCGACGAGTGGTTTGACAGCGGCGAGTTAACCTGGCTCACCCGTGACGGCGCACTGCTGGGCCTGATGTGGTCGCAGCAGGCGGTGCCGGAAAGCACCGTGCAGCTGCTGACCATGCTGCTTTCGGCTGCCCGCAGCGACAGCAGCCAGCGCGAGGCCAACGTGCTGATTACCCAGTTGCCCGAAGGCGCGGCTTGGCTCAGCGGCGATTTGGTGTTTCAGCAAGTCAGCCGCAGATTCTTGGAGCTTCATCATCTCAGCGCCGCGCAGGTGCTCGGCCAGAGTTTTGACGCGGTTTTTCCGGCACGCAGCCACACATCGCTGCTGCTGCGGCAAGTGGCGGCGGGGCGGGCGGCTTATCAGGAGCGCGAGTGGCTGCCCGGCTCGCCTGGCGGGCGCGGCTTTTGGCTGCGCTCACAGATGCGGCCTTATTACGGCGGCGCGGCGGCGGGCGTGCTGTGGACGATGTACGACATCACGCAGGAGATCGCGCTCTCGGCACGGATCAATGCGCTGCTGTTGGGTGCCCGGTTGCCCACCGCTGTACTGAGCAGCAGCGGCGAAGTGCTGGAGCGCAGTGAGTCGCTACGCCGCAGCTTGCCGGGTACGGCTGACCCGCAAAACGCCTTGCTGTGGCAATGGCCGATTTGGCATGACCCCGCAGAAGTCGAGCGCCAGCTCACCGAAGCGCTCACCGAAGCGCTCTCGCAGCCTCAGCAGCGCTTTGAGTGCACCTTGCAAGTTTTGGGCGGCGAGCGGGCCATCATTTCGCTGTACTGCGGCGATCAATTGGAAGACGCCCTCGGCAATGACGACGCGCCGCCCGAAGACGCCGCCACGCCTGAGCCTCTGTTCACGGAAGGTGAAGCGCTGGTGGTGGCCGAGTTTCATTTTCACGAACGCCAAGAAATGGACAGCGCCCAGCACCGCCTGCTCAGCGGCGTGATCGCCCATAGCCCGCAGGCCACCTTGCTGCTCGGCGCGGCGGACGACAGCGGTGAGCGCCCGGTCTGGCTGGCCAGCGAAGCCGCCGCCACCTTGCTGGGCGTCGAGCGCAGCGCCCTAAGTGTGCCGGGCGGCGTGCCGCTGGGCCGGCTCCTCAAAGCGCTCAATGTGCAGCTCTCGCGCCCCGATCTCACGCCGCTTTCGACAGTCACGCTGACCACCCAGGCCAGCCTAGACGGCGGAGTTCTTTCGGCAGTGCTGACCCGCTCGGACGGCCTGCGCCGCTCGCTGCAAATCACCGGCGCACGGCTGAGTACGGGCGAAGGTGCGCCGCAACGCAACGAGCCGCTGGCGCTGTATTTGCACGACGTCACCACCCTCAAAAACCTCGAAGACCGCCTCAAGCACGACGCGGCCCACGATCCGCTCACCGGCCTGCCCAACTGGCCGGGCCTGCGGGCCAAACTCGTCCAGCAAGCCCACAAACAGCTTTGCGTCCTCAGCCTCAGCGTGGACGACTTCGGGGTGTTGCAGTCGGCTTTGGGGCGCTCAGCGGGCGATCACTTGCTGATTCAGGTCGCCGCGAGGCTGCACCACTGGCGCAAAGACGCTCAAGTGGCCCGCTTGGAAGGCGAACACTTCGCGCTGGTGCTGCCGGAAATAGAAAGCGCTTCGGCCCTAGTGCTGGCCGACGAAGTGCAGCACCTCCTGACCATGCCGCTGAGGGTCGGCGGGCGCGAGATGCGCATCAGCGCCAGCGTGGGCGTGGCCTGCGGCGCGGACACCGCCGAACAACTCCTCGAACATGCCCGCACCGCGCTGCTCTCGGCCAGGCGCACGGGCCGCGCCGGGCGGCAGTCCTACCGGCCCGAGATGATGAGCGCCGAAGCGGGCCTGCTCGAACTCGAACACGACCTGCGCGGCGCACTGCCCTCACAGATGACCCTCTTGTTTCAGCCGGTCATCAATTTGCACGGCGGCAGGGTGCAGGGCGCGGAGGTGTTGCTGCGCTGGAAGCACCCCACACGCGGCCTGCTCTCGCCCGCTCAGTTTTTGCCGCTGGCCTCACGCACCGGGATGTTGCCCGCCCTGGGGCGCTGGGTGGTGGCCGAGGTCAGCGCCCAGCGGCAGCGCTGGCAAGGCCCGCACCCCAAACTCCGCCTTGCCATCAACTTCAGCGCCGCCGAGCTGCTCGACGAAGACGTGCTGAGCGAGTTCGGGCAACAGGTGCGCGAAGTCGGCGGCTTAGACCTCGAACTCAGCGCCAGCAGCCTGATTCAACCGGACTCCGCCTCGGCGCTGCACAGCAAAGCCGCCGCCCACACCAGCGCGGCCCTCGCCGAGCTACGCCAGCACGGAGCGCACATCTGGGTCGACGATTTCGGTGACGGCGCGTCGAGCCTGACTGCCCTGGAGCGCTTTCCGCTCAGCGGCGTCAAGCTACACCCCTCGTTCGTGGCCAATTTGCTCAGCGGCCCACGCCACCTGGCTCTCTTGGAAGGCACGGTGGACTTGGCCCGCAAACTGAGCTTGGAAGTCATCGCGGTGGGTGTGGAAACGCAGGCCCAAGCCAAGATTCTGGAAAAAGCTGGTTGCCACGCTGCTCAAGGCTTTTTCTACTCGCCGCCGATGGCGCTGGCTGAATTCGAGCGCTGGCTGGCAACGCAGGTGCTGGACTGA
- the murJ gene encoding murein biosynthesis integral membrane protein MurJ — protein MSAPETAETPASEATLPPAPVPRSAARNTLIVMAGTLGSRLSGVVRQQLINGFGNELLDAFTIASRVPNLFRELLAEGALVNSFIPVYKSLGSDEKSQLARTFSGALIGINLILMVLGILAAPWIVDLLVAKNANIDTGLAIYMTRLVMPFLTLISLASIAMGLLNADEHFRESSFAPIAFNAVSIVILLVATVLFPHSATWLALSWLLGGLAQLLVQLPALGKYGLLPTPQLMTHPALGRVLVQMAPFTLTTGARQILNIYVQRLLTNAAFFPSGTAFAYSNAETLFTMVNGLFVVSPALALFPRFSQLAADNDWPSFKELTYSTLKTVTFLAAPASALLVALSGYAIGIFDLRGNMPLDRFTSGTLILTGWAIALVPWAINTVLLRTFYARQRTREAVVVSAVGFLLEVLLYNVVVPRLGLIGFGISTTISGVVVCFSLIYLYGRQLGFSVPNLAFYLARVVGLSVIAGIVAKLVSLPLPNPGPHQLLLSIFVLALAGGLGLASYLGLAAALNVGQARGLISGVRRRMGR, from the coding sequence ATGAGCGCTCCCGAAACCGCTGAAACGCCCGCTTCCGAAGCGACCTTACCGCCTGCCCCGGTTCCCCGCTCGGCAGCCCGCAACACGCTCATTGTGATGGCGGGCACGCTGGGTTCGCGCTTATCCGGGGTGGTGCGCCAGCAGCTCATCAACGGCTTTGGCAACGAACTGCTCGACGCTTTTACCATCGCCTCGCGGGTGCCCAACCTGTTCCGCGAACTGCTGGCCGAGGGCGCACTGGTCAACTCGTTTATTCCCGTCTACAAGTCGCTCGGCAGTGATGAGAAATCCCAACTCGCCCGCACTTTTTCCGGCGCACTGATCGGCATCAACTTGATCTTGATGGTGTTGGGCATCTTGGCCGCGCCGTGGATCGTTGACCTTTTGGTGGCCAAAAACGCCAATATCGACACCGGCTTGGCTATTTATATGACCCGCCTGGTGATGCCGTTCCTTACGCTAATCAGCCTGGCATCGATTGCCATGGGCCTGCTCAACGCCGACGAGCATTTTCGCGAATCGAGTTTTGCACCAATTGCCTTCAACGCCGTCTCTATCGTCATTTTGCTGGTGGCTACAGTGCTATTTCCGCACTCGGCGACCTGGCTGGCGCTGAGTTGGCTGCTCGGCGGGCTGGCGCAACTGCTGGTGCAGCTTCCGGCACTGGGCAAGTACGGCCTGCTGCCCACTCCGCAGCTGATGACCCACCCGGCGCTGGGGCGGGTGCTGGTGCAGATGGCCCCGTTTACCCTGACGACGGGCGCACGGCAGATTCTCAATATCTATGTGCAGCGTCTGCTGACCAACGCCGCCTTTTTTCCGTCGGGCACCGCCTTTGCCTACAGCAATGCCGAAACTTTGTTCACGATGGTCAACGGGCTGTTCGTGGTGAGTCCGGCGCTGGCGCTGTTTCCGAGATTCTCGCAACTGGCCGCCGACAACGATTGGCCGAGCTTCAAGGAGCTGACGTACAGCACCCTCAAAACCGTCACCTTTCTGGCGGCTCCAGCCAGCGCCCTGCTGGTGGCGCTCTCAGGCTACGCCATCGGCATTTTCGATTTGCGCGGCAACATGCCGCTCGACCGCTTCACCTCCGGCACGCTGATTCTGACCGGCTGGGCAATAGCGTTGGTGCCGTGGGCGATCAATACCGTCTTGCTGCGAACCTTTTACGCCCGGCAGCGCACCCGCGAGGCGGTGGTGGTCAGTGCGGTGGGCTTTTTATTGGAAGTGCTGCTCTACAATGTGGTGGTGCCGCGCCTCGGCCTGATCGGCTTCGGGATTTCCACGACGATTTCGGGTGTGGTGGTGTGCTTCTCACTGATTTACCTCTACGGACGCCAGCTCGGATTCTCAGTGCCGAACTTGGCCTTTTACTTGGCCCGCGTGGTGGGGTTATCGGTCATCGCGGGCATCGTGGCCAAGTTGGTCTCGCTGCCGCTGCCCAACCCCGGCCCCCATCAATTGCTGCTGAGCATCTTCGTGCTGGCGCTGGCGGGCGGTTTGGGGCTGGCGAGCTACTTGGGCCTCGCGGCGGCGCTCAATGTCGGGCAGGCCAGAGGACTGATCAGCGGCGTCCGGAGGCGAATGGGGCGCTGA
- the hflX gene encoding GTPase HflX yields the protein MEKVHGNLSGLKTGQQKSLSNLYRRRLAPGSVTSPELARNLSELSQEIRREISVLIDRRGRVISVSVADAKAAELPPLRKGETRLSGFHLLHTHPKGGGLSKGDLSALFLSRLDAVAAIEVRPDGLPGNVHLAHLTPPGTVGEEEDWRVYPPASPAEMENFDLAAQVSALEEEIARSQRTREAKKGRERAILVQIDQGEVDAEERLAELGELARTAGAEVVYRELIFRRHLKPGTLIGAGKLEELTSKAYHEDAELLIFGQELGAAQAREIEEATGLKVLDRTQLILDIFALHAQGVESRLQVELAQLRYMKPRLLGAGTRLSRIGASGGSAAGGAIGTRGPGETKLELDRRRINDRLSFLENQLKEVAVRREERRKQRGRNDVPVISIVGYTNAGKSTLLNAFTHAAEEPRKVLAENKLFATLRPTSRQGFLEGVGPVVFTDTVGFIRDLPTDLTRAFRATLEEIGDADILLHVVDAAAPGAEARHAAVTRILQDLEIGDLPTVVALNKADQADAETLEHERARLGGVPISAHSGQGLGQLKNVLSQTLEDLQVRREDAEEAARLERENVKAALSRPSPNIPWVSTD from the coding sequence ATAGAGAAAGTCCACGGTAATCTATCCGGCCTCAAAACCGGCCAGCAAAAGAGCCTCAGCAACTTGTACCGCCGCCGCCTCGCGCCCGGCAGCGTCACCAGCCCGGAGCTGGCCCGCAACCTCAGCGAACTCTCGCAGGAAATCCGGCGTGAGATCAGCGTGCTGATTGACCGGCGCGGACGGGTCATCAGCGTGTCGGTGGCCGATGCCAAGGCTGCCGAGCTGCCGCCGCTGCGCAAAGGCGAAACCCGCTTGTCGGGCTTTCATTTGCTGCACACCCACCCCAAAGGCGGCGGCCTGAGCAAAGGCGACCTCTCGGCGCTGTTTCTGAGCCGCCTCGACGCGGTGGCGGCCATTGAGGTGCGTCCAGACGGCCTGCCCGGCAACGTGCATCTGGCCCACCTGACCCCACCCGGCACGGTGGGTGAGGAAGAAGACTGGCGCGTGTATCCGCCGGCCAGCCCCGCCGAGATGGAGAATTTCGACCTCGCGGCGCAGGTCAGCGCCCTCGAAGAAGAAATTGCCCGCTCCCAGCGCACCCGCGAAGCCAAAAAAGGCCGCGAACGGGCCATCTTGGTGCAAATCGATCAGGGCGAAGTGGACGCCGAGGAGCGCCTCGCCGAGCTTGGCGAGCTCGCCCGCACCGCCGGGGCCGAGGTGGTCTACCGCGAACTGATTTTCAGACGGCACCTCAAGCCCGGCACGCTGATCGGCGCGGGCAAGCTGGAAGAATTGACCAGCAAGGCTTACCACGAGGACGCCGAACTGCTGATCTTCGGCCAGGAACTCGGCGCGGCGCAGGCCCGTGAAATCGAGGAAGCCACTGGCCTCAAAGTGCTCGACCGCACCCAACTGATCCTCGATATTTTTGCGCTGCACGCGCAGGGCGTGGAGTCGCGCCTGCAAGTCGAACTGGCCCAACTGCGCTACATGAAGCCGCGTCTGTTGGGCGCGGGCACCCGGCTCTCGCGCATCGGGGCCTCGGGCGGCTCGGCAGCGGGCGGAGCCATCGGCACACGCGGCCCCGGCGAAACCAAGCTGGAGCTTGACCGCCGCCGGATCAACGACCGGCTGTCGTTCCTGGAAAACCAGCTCAAGGAAGTCGCGGTTCGGCGCGAAGAACGCCGCAAGCAGCGTGGCCGCAACGACGTGCCAGTCATCAGCATCGTCGGCTACACCAACGCGGGCAAGTCCACTTTGCTCAACGCCTTTACCCACGCCGCCGAGGAGCCGCGCAAGGTGCTGGCCGAGAACAAACTGTTTGCCACGCTGCGCCCCACCAGCCGTCAGGGCTTTCTGGAAGGCGTCGGGCCGGTGGTCTTTACAGACACGGTGGGCTTTATCCGTGATCTGCCCACCGATTTGACCCGCGCCTTCCGGGCTACCTTGGAAGAAATCGGCGATGCAGACATCTTGCTGCATGTGGTGGACGCTGCCGCGCCGGGAGCCGAGGCCCGCCACGCCGCCGTCACGCGCATTTTGCAAGACTTGGAGATCGGCGACCTGCCGACGGTGGTGGCCCTCAACAAAGCCGATCAGGCCGACGCCGAGACGCTGGAACACGAGCGGGCCAGACTCGGCGGCGTGCCGATCAGCGCCCACAGCGGTCAGGGTTTGGGGCAACTCAAAAACGTGCTGTCTCAAACGCTGGAAGACTTGCAAGTGCGCCGCGAAGACGCCGAAGAAGCCGCCCGCCTGGAGCGCGAGAACGTGAAGGCCGCGCTCAGCCGTCCTTCACCCAATATCCCCTGGGTCAGTACAGACTGA
- a CDS encoding AAA family ATPase: MTQITPPLPLQDLQRWAERLETNVARVLVGKQRVTRLVLAAALAGGHVLLEDAPGTGKTMLARAVAASLGLKFKRVQFTPDLLPSDVTGVSIYKGGEFVFVPGPIFAGVLLADEINRATPKTQSALLEAMGESQVTESGVTHTLEQPFFVMATQNPVEHEGTYRLPEAQLDRFLLRLSVGYPTLDEEVALLDRLQSTHPINTLEAVATPEELLSARQASREVYVDAALRRYIAQLTAATRAHPQVLLGGGPRASLALQGVAQALAALSGRAYVLPDDVKEVAPAVLAHRLTLGTEARLLGLRDVQVVEEVMRSVPVPAETIPKETAGSEGAAGRA, from the coding sequence ATGACTCAAATCACACCCCCCCTTCCCCTTCAAGACTTGCAGCGCTGGGCCGAGCGCTTAGAAACCAACGTGGCCCGCGTGCTGGTCGGTAAGCAGCGCGTCACCCGCCTTGTTCTGGCGGCGGCGCTGGCAGGCGGTCACGTCCTCCTGGAAGACGCGCCCGGCACCGGCAAAACCATGCTGGCCCGCGCCGTCGCCGCCTCGCTGGGCCTGAAATTCAAGCGGGTGCAGTTCACGCCCGATTTGCTGCCCAGCGACGTGACCGGCGTGAGCATTTACAAGGGCGGCGAATTCGTGTTCGTGCCGGGGCCGATTTTTGCGGGCGTGCTGCTGGCCGACGAGATCAACCGCGCCACCCCCAAAACCCAGTCGGCGCTGCTGGAGGCCATGGGCGAGAGCCAAGTCACCGAGTCCGGCGTGACCCACACGCTTGAGCAGCCCTTTTTCGTGATGGCCACCCAGAACCCCGTCGAACACGAGGGCACTTACCGATTGCCCGAAGCGCAACTCGACCGCTTTTTGCTGCGCCTCTCGGTGGGCTACCCCACGCTGGACGAGGAGGTGGCTCTCCTCGACCGCTTGCAGAGCACTCACCCGATCAACACGCTGGAGGCTGTCGCTACGCCAGAGGAACTTCTCAGCGCCCGTCAAGCGTCCCGTGAGGTGTACGTGGACGCGGCGCTGCGGCGCTACATTGCCCAGCTCACGGCGGCCACCCGCGCCCACCCGCAGGTGCTGCTCGGCGGCGGGCCGCGTGCCAGCCTCGCCCTGCAAGGCGTGGCTCAGGCGCTGGCGGCACTGAGTGGACGCGCCTACGTGCTGCCCGACGATGTCAAGGAAGTCGCTCCCGCCGTGCTGGCCCACCGCCTGACTTTAGGCACTGAAGCCCGCTTGCTGGGACTGCGCGACGTGCAGGTGGTGGAAGAAGTGATGCGCAGCGTGCCCGTTCCGGCAGAGACAATTCCGAAGGAAACAGCGGGAAGTGAGGGGGCAGCGGGCCGAGCATGA
- a CDS encoding DUF4129 domain-containing protein encodes MTPALFLAALPWTALGLQAWWLCLAQSVAVGLIIRSSAKSAATLALSLLPLALLAALLQLPDLRSAALTFVITGPLSLVLAAGIHSLRGGQRWALLLPAGVLLLAPTPLGLLGLLIGAVGLGGREQLGEAQALRPPTAPRFNRPLGIAGAALLAVLLAVATLPRPAPLHLNRTPIDVVQRITRPAAPPTALPGTPVSRVPKPPTPARIREAATVATLLNAANLPLMGMLLLCLTILRRGWKIGWGRIHPLFWVVPLVLLAAAGLFILGLLLQPEAIYRVVGTVIEPQAAQQVQAAGSAHQRPPFQPLFIPTWLIWTVAALSFVLLAGAAWLVLRLKEAPEDEPTEAALTPPSPHAYGEPLGRVRAAYAATLRFMAAQGLGRLESETPDELLRRAAARWPETALPLAQLTEAYRPVRYGGEVGDQQAEAAEQSAAEVQRLLHPLDQAPTPSPQRPA; translated from the coding sequence GTGACGCCCGCCCTTTTTCTCGCCGCTTTGCCGTGGACGGCGCTGGGATTACAAGCTTGGTGGCTGTGCTTGGCGCAGAGCGTGGCCGTGGGCCTCATCATCAGGAGTTCTGCGAAATCGGCGGCGACGCTGGCCCTGAGTTTGCTGCCGCTGGCTTTACTGGCAGCGCTCCTGCAGTTGCCCGACCTGCGCAGCGCCGCGCTGACATTCGTCATCACTGGCCCGCTGTCGCTGGTCTTGGCGGCGGGCATTCACAGCCTGCGCGGCGGGCAACGCTGGGCGCTGCTGCTTCCGGCGGGGGTGTTGCTGCTCGCGCCGACCCCGCTGGGGTTGCTGGGCCTGCTGATCGGCGCAGTCGGACTGGGTGGCCGCGAACAGCTCGGGGAAGCGCAGGCGCTCAGGCCGCCGACTGCTCCACGCTTCAACCGGCCCTTGGGAATTGCAGGTGCGGCGCTGCTGGCCGTACTGCTGGCGGTGGCCACCTTGCCCCGCCCCGCGCCGCTGCACCTTAACCGCACGCCGATTGATGTAGTGCAGCGCATCACCCGGCCCGCCGCCCCGCCGACTGCGTTACCCGGCACTCCAGTCAGCAGGGTGCCTAAGCCGCCCACGCCCGCTCGAATCCGCGAAGCCGCCACTGTCGCCACCTTGCTCAACGCCGCCAACTTGCCGCTGATGGGGATGCTGCTGCTGTGCTTAACGATTTTGCGGCGCGGCTGGAAAATAGGTTGGGGGCGCATTCACCCGCTGTTCTGGGTGGTGCCGCTGGTGCTGCTTGCCGCCGCCGGTCTGTTTATCTTGGGCTTGCTGCTGCAACCGGAAGCCATCTACCGGGTGGTGGGCACCGTGATTGAACCGCAGGCGGCGCAGCAAGTTCAGGCGGCTGGTAGCGCCCACCAGAGGCCGCCCTTCCAGCCCCTTTTCATTCCGACTTGGCTGATTTGGACGGTGGCCGCGCTGAGCTTCGTGCTGCTGGCGGGCGCGGCCTGGTTGGTCCTGAGGCTCAAGGAAGCTCCCGAAGATGAACCCACCGAGGCGGCACTCACCCCACCCAGTCCCCACGCTTATGGCGAGCCGCTGGGACGGGTTCGCGCCGCTTACGCCGCCACTTTGCGCTTCATGGCCGCTCAGGGCCTGGGCCGCTTGGAAAGCGAAACCCCCGACGAACTGCTGCGCCGCGCCGCTGCCCGCTGGCCCGAAACCGCGCTGCCGCTCGCCCAGCTTACCGAAGCTTACCGTCCGGTGCGCTACGGCGGCGAGGTCGGCGACCAGCAAGCCGAGGCCGCCGAGCAGAGCGCCGCCGAAGTCCAGCGCCTCCTGCATCCTTTAGACCAAGCCCCCACCCCTTCACCCCAGAGGCCCGCATGA